The proteins below are encoded in one region of Alistipes communis:
- a CDS encoding endonuclease/exonuclease/phosphatase family protein encodes MNLKRILFCLTACAAAIATSVPCAAKRPSGSDLRLLYWNIQNGMWSGQDDNYDRFVEWVKEFDADVCVWCEAQSIYRSGTADRMPEADRYLVGNWGELAARYGHKYWYVGGHRDNFPQVITSKYPIENVERIVGEEPDSVVTHGAGWARIVKNGRTVNIVTLHLWPQAYAYRATDVAASRDAHEGDRYRRMEIEYICRHTIGTAPRAAEELWVMLGDNNSWSRLDNWFYKCPEDDPRLLTQDYVLEHTPYVDVIARQHPGRFQTTTHSEKRIDFVYCTPALYDCVTRAEVVRDDYTEPVRDPKKLSNFWHPSDHRPIVVDFDLKKARKQ; translated from the coding sequence ATGAACCTGAAACGAATCCTTTTCTGCCTGACGGCTTGCGCCGCTGCGATCGCTACGTCGGTTCCCTGCGCCGCCAAGCGTCCGTCGGGTTCCGACCTGCGGCTGCTCTATTGGAACATCCAGAACGGCATGTGGTCGGGGCAGGACGACAATTACGACCGCTTCGTGGAGTGGGTGAAGGAGTTCGACGCCGACGTCTGCGTGTGGTGCGAGGCGCAGTCGATCTACCGTTCGGGCACGGCCGACAGGATGCCGGAGGCCGACCGCTATCTGGTCGGCAACTGGGGCGAACTGGCGGCGCGTTACGGCCACAAGTATTGGTACGTGGGCGGTCACCGCGACAATTTCCCGCAGGTGATTACCTCGAAATACCCGATCGAGAACGTCGAGCGGATCGTGGGCGAGGAGCCCGACAGCGTGGTGACGCACGGCGCGGGGTGGGCCCGCATCGTGAAGAACGGTCGCACGGTCAATATCGTGACGCTGCATCTGTGGCCGCAGGCTTACGCCTACCGGGCGACCGACGTGGCGGCGAGCCGCGACGCGCACGAGGGCGACCGTTACCGCCGCATGGAGATCGAGTATATCTGCCGGCATACGATCGGCACCGCTCCCCGTGCCGCCGAAGAGCTTTGGGTGATGCTGGGCGACAACAACTCGTGGTCGCGGCTCGACAACTGGTTCTACAAATGTCCGGAGGACGATCCGCGGCTGCTGACGCAGGACTACGTGCTCGAACATACGCCCTACGTCGACGTGATCGCCCGACAGCATCCCGGCCGGTTCCAGACGACGACTCATTCGGAAAAGCGTATCGATTTCGTCTACTGCACGCCGGCGCTCTACGATTGCGTGACGCGCGCCGAAGTGGTTCGCGACGACTATACCGAGCCGGTGCGCGATCCGAAGAAACTGTCGAATTTCTGGCACCCGTCGGATCACCGGCCGATCGTGGTGGACTTCGATCTGAAAAAAGCGAGAAAACAATAA
- the purC gene encoding phosphoribosylaminoimidazolesuccinocarboxamide synthase has protein sequence MKQLEMLYEGKAKQVFRTDDDDVILMHYKDAATAFNNIKKATIEGKGVLNNKISTIIFGYLKEAGIPTHYISTLNERDQLCRRVKIIPLEVIVRNIVAGSMAKRLGLEEGLRPSNTIYDICYKCDELGDPLINDHHAVALGVVTYDELKRIYDMTAKINEVLTGLFDRMNITLVDFKIEFGRTSDGQIVLADEVSPDTCRLWDKTTNEKLDKDRFRRDLGRVREAYEEILARLEALKK, from the coding sequence ATGAAACAGCTCGAAATGCTTTACGAGGGTAAGGCGAAACAGGTTTTCCGCACGGACGACGACGATGTGATCCTGATGCATTACAAGGATGCCGCCACCGCTTTCAACAACATCAAGAAGGCGACCATCGAGGGCAAGGGCGTCCTCAATAACAAGATTTCGACGATCATTTTCGGCTATCTGAAAGAGGCGGGCATTCCGACGCACTACATCTCTACGCTCAACGAGCGCGACCAGCTGTGCCGCCGCGTGAAGATCATCCCGCTGGAGGTGATCGTGCGCAATATCGTGGCCGGTTCGATGGCCAAGCGGCTGGGGCTGGAAGAGGGGCTCAGACCGTCGAACACGATCTACGACATCTGCTACAAGTGCGACGAGCTGGGCGATCCGCTCATCAACGACCATCACGCCGTGGCGCTGGGCGTAGTGACTTACGACGAACTGAAACGGATCTACGACATGACGGCCAAGATCAACGAGGTGCTGACCGGTCTGTTCGACCGCATGAACATCACGCTGGTGGACTTCAAGATCGAGTTCGGCCGCACGTCGGACGGGCAGATCGTGCTGGCGGACGAGGTGTCGCCCGACACCTGCCGTCTGTGGGACAAGACGACCAACGAGAAGCTCGACAAGGACCGTTTCCGTCGCGACCTGGGGCGCGTGCGCGAGGCCTACGAGGAGATTCTCGCCCGTTTGGAGGCTTTGAAAAA